One Primulina huaijiensis isolate GDHJ02 chromosome 5, ASM1229523v2, whole genome shotgun sequence DNA segment encodes these proteins:
- the LOC140977820 gene encoding uncharacterized protein translates to MTPLSFPTMFVSFHTLIYVAVGYGHGSTCRSFCGNLTIDYPLALRPGCGHSGFRELLFCINDVLMLHISSGSYRVLDIDYAYETLVLHDPHMSTCDSLVWGGRGNGFVVEPWRAVYLTPTSENVFMLLGCSAHSPLFRGSPGKHLSCQNVSGLGCEEYYGCSAWDMFGPRQLIPAYGSGPPDCCATSFQAVKSVNLSGLDCQGYSSAYSLAPLKVGGPKEWAYGIQVKYSLLENGSFCWACEATGGSCGYDIDKNTDLCMCGVWNSTTNCDSVYSAASHRRIWSAYVALAVYFMSTNIGEIRPTSHGYRIH, encoded by the exons ATGACTCCCCTCTCTTTCCCCACTATGTTTGTATCATTTCATACACTAATTTATGTAGCTGTAGGCTATGGTCATGGTAGCACATGCAGGTCATTTTGCGGGAATCTTACGATCGACTACCCTCTCGCTCTCCGACCAGGTTGTGGTCATTCCGGCTTTCGAGAACTCTTATTTTGCATCAACGATGTCTTGATGTTGCACATTAGTTCTGGATCATATCGCGTGTTGGATATAGATTATGCGTACGAGACTCTCGTGTTACATGACCCTCACATGTCCACTTGTGACTCCTTAGTGTGGGGAGGGCGAGGAAACGGATTCGTAGTCGAGCCTTGGCGAGCCGTGTACTTAACCCCGACATCCGAAAACGTGTTCATGCTATTAGGCTGCTCGGCCCATTCGCCGCTCTTCCGAGGCTCTCCGGGCAAGCACTTGTCGTGTCAAAATGTGTCGGGACTAGGGTGCGAGGAGTATTACGGGTGCTCAGCATGGGACATGTTCGGTCCGAGGCAATTGATCCCGGCCTATGGATCGGGCCCTCCCGATTGTTGCGCGACATCGTTCCAGGCCGTTAAGTCCGTGAATCTTTCTGGGCTGGACTGCCAGGGATACAGCAGCGCCTATAGTTTGGCCCCGTTGAAAGTGGGCGGGCCTAAAGAATGGGCCTATGGCATTCAAGTGAAATATTCTTTACTAGAGAATGGATCCTTTTGTTGGGCCTGCGAAGCCACCGGTGGATCATGTGGTTATGATATTGATAAAAACACAGATTTATGCATGTGTGGAGTCTGGAATTCAACAACTAATTGTGATTCAG TTTACTCTGCTGCATCCCACAGAAGAATATGGTCTGCATATGTTGCATTAGCAG TGTATTTCATGAGTACAAATATTGGGGAAATTAGGCCCACATCACATGGCTATCGAATCCATTGA
- the LOC140977688 gene encoding uncharacterized protein codes for MVRANVPQSQASSSQIGRVALEDSSSPYFLQNGDHPGLVLVSHSLAGNNYNTWSRAMSMALTAKNKLSFVDGTCLRPPSEDLLYGSWIRCNSMVISWLLNAVSREIADSLMYIATAHEIWIDLRERFHQSNAPRIFQIKKLLTDLQQGSMDVSTYYTRLRTLWDELKDFQPVSVCSCGSMKDWVKYQNQDCVMQFLMGLNESYAQIRAQDLKMDPIPAISKIFSLVVQEERQRSIHSDISGSSLDHNPILSPKPINAAVKGSSYGKGDKGGKSDNLTCSRCHYTG; via the exons ATGGTGAGAGCTAATGTGCCACAATCTCAAGCTTCAAGTTCGCAGATCGGGAGAGTTGCTCTCGAAGACTCGAGCAGCCCATACTTTCTGCAAAATGGCGATCATCCTGGTCTTGTGTTGGTATCTCACTCTCTTGCAGGAAACAATTACAATACCTGGAGTCGCGCGATGTCTATGGCACTTACTGCTAAGAACAAACTTAGTTTTGTTGATGGTACGTGTTTGCGTCCTCCCTCTGAAGATTTGTTGTATGGATCTTGGATCCGGTGCAATAGCATGGTGATTTCATGGCTACTCAACGCTGTAAGTCGAGAGATAGCAGATAGTCTCATGTATATAGCTACCGCACATGAAATCTGGATTGATCTTCGGGAAAGGTTTCACCAAAGCAATGCGCctcgaatttttcaaattaaaaagcTATTAACTGATCTACAGCAAGGTTCGATGGATGTTAGTACTTATTATACTCGTCTGAGAACTTTGTGGGatgaattgaaggattttcagCCAGTATCGGTATGCAGCTGCGGTTCTATGAAGGATTGGGTGAAATATCAGAATCAGGATTGTGTTATGCAGTTCCTGATGGGGTTGAATGAGTCGTATGCTCAAATACGTGCCCAAGACTTGAAGATGGATCCAATTCCTGCAATATCGAAGATCTTCTCATTAGTGGTGCAAGAGGAACGCCAAAGATCTATACACTCTGATATTTCTGGTTCATCATTGGATCATAATCCAATCTTGTCTCCAAAACCGATTAATGCTGCTGTGAAAGGGTCTTCATATGGTAAGGGTGATAAAGGTGGGAAATCAGATAATTTGACATGTTCTCGTTGTCATTATACAG GTTGA